The following are from one region of the Hemitrygon akajei chromosome 31, sHemAka1.3, whole genome shotgun sequence genome:
- the LOC140719205 gene encoding guanylate-binding protein 1-like translates to MSVTGDTTANKLKMEKPLVLVYNKDGKLQLNPEALKVLQSIEDPMVVVAVVGAVRTGKSYLMNCLMEDKNGFSVDSALQSHTKGIWMWCRSLPQRPNEVLLLLDTEGLRDPEKGDTDNDHSIYLLAILLSSIFIYNGKNQIDQQSLQDLHFVTELSKRILMKTQPDACDSWDLVRVFPDFVWVIRDLTLDMNIDGNNVTPNEYLEQILKLKDSEISEQDKKYNELRRCIRNNFPSRCCFAFPPPTHWKKLKHLQELEDKDLDEDFVKEQQQLISYIHTHRKVKRVLGGQLVTGRRFVELTKTYVNMMADGVLPCVESCVAKLVEVENQAAVDEALKFYDDEMKKFSEPRCLTMSKLTENHNAWSIEAFNIFHKRSMNDNSGKYIKQLEETMNSTYKSLSAKIKEKSEEQCKVHLAKEMSSIKENLASGHYQSPGGFQKLNAELEKAIKHYEEKTKNETEGSAVLTHFLEEEKPRLDQVQEMDSRLTEEQMRVSALEEELSRVKSEMEKMEQERKAAEKHRKEEIVEQIRKKFEEGKECRMEELKEAMEHTRSEIQKYKAEGRMEDAERAQQMYDYLMKKYEVTSKWSFMKFLRESAAEFRLWMEITG, encoded by the exons ATGTCAGTAACTGGGGACACTACTGCTAACAagctgaaaatggagaaaccCTTGGTGCTGGTTTATAACAAGGATGGGAAGCTGCAACTTAACCCAGAGGCTCTGAAGGTCCTCCAGTCCATCGAGGATCCAATGGTTGTTGTGGCTGTGGTTGGTGCTGTTCGTACAGGGAAGTCCTACCTCATGAACTGTCTGATGGAAGACAAGAATG GATTCTCAGTGGATTCAGCCTTACAGTCTCACACCAAAGGAATCTGGATGTGGTGTCGATCCCTTCCTCAGAGACCCAATGAGGTCCTCCTGTTGTTAGACACTGAGGGTCTGCGAGATCCTGAGAag GGAGACACTGACAATGATCATTCCATCTACTTACTGGCTATCCTTCTGAGCAGCATCTTCATTTACAATGGGAAAAATCAAATAGACCAGCAATCCCTGCAAGACCTACA TTTTGTGACTGAACTGTCTAAACGGATTCTGATGAAGACACAGCCTGATGCCTGTGACAGTTGGGACTTGGTCCGTGTCTTCCCTGATTTTGTCTGGGTGATCCGTGATTTGACACTGGATATGAACATCGATGGAAACAATGTGACTCCGAATGAGTACCTGGAGCAGATCCTGAAACTGAAGGACA GTGAGATCAGTGAGCAGGACAAGAAATACAATGAACTCCGCAGGTGTATCCGCAATAACTTTCCCTCACGTTGCTGCTTTGCATTTCCACCTCCCACACACTGGAAGAAACTCAAGCATCTCCAGGAACTGGAGGACAAGGATCTGGATGAGGATTTTGTCAAGGAGCAGCAGCAGCTCATCAGTTACATTCACACCCACAGGAAAGTCAAGAGAGTTCTTGGGGGTCAACTGGTCACGGGCAGGA GATTTGTTGAATTGACCAAGACGTATGTGAACATGATGGCAGATGGGGTCCTACCATGTGTGGAGAGCTGTGTCGCCAAATTAGTGGAGGTGGAAAACCAAGCAGCTGTAGATGAAGCCCTGAAATTCTATGATGATGAAATGAAAAAATTCTCAGAACCTCGTTGTCTTACTATGAGCAAACTCACAGAGAATCACAATGCGTGGAGCATAGAGGCATTCAATATCTTCCACAAAAGATCTATGAACGACAACAGTGGCAAATACATCAAACAGCTGGAG GAGACAATGAATTCCACTTACAAGTCTCTCTCGGCCAAGATCAAGGAAAAGTCAGAAGAGCAATGCAAGGTACATCTAGCAAAAGAAATGTCATCAATTAAAGAAAACCTGGCATCTGGACATTACCAGAGTCCTGGTGGTTTCCAAAAGCTGAATGCAGAACTTGAAAAGGCCATCAAGCATTATGAAGAGAAGACCAAGAACGAGACGGAG GGGTCGGCTGTCCTCACCCACTTCCTGGAAGAGGAAAAACCTCGTCTAGACCAGGTACAGGAGATGGACAGCAGGCTGACAGAGGAACAAATGCGTGTctctg CTTTGGAAGAGGAACTCTCCAGGGTGAAAAGTGAGATGGAGAAGATGGAGCAGGAGAGGAAGGCGGCTGAGAAACACAGGAAGGAGGAGATCGTGGAGCAGATCAGGAAAAAGTTTGAGGAGGGCAAAGAGTGCAGAATGGAGGAGCTGAAGGAAGCCATGGAGCATACGAGGAGTGAGATCCAGAAATACAAAGCTGAGGGCAGGATGGAGGATGCAGAAAGGGCTCAGCAGATGTATGACTACCTGATGAAGAAATATGAAGTGACATCAAAATGGAGTTTCATGAAGTTCTTAAGGGAGAGTGCTGCTGAGTTCAGGCTGTGGATGGAAATCACAGGCTAA